In Desulfovermiculus halophilus DSM 18834, the DNA window GCAGGGAATCAATGAACAGTCGGGCTGTATTCACTGATGTATCTTTTGCAGAATCCATTTTCTGATCTCCTTGATTCGGGCAAAATTTTCAGCCGCGAAATCTTTGGTGCACAACTTGTAAAATCTTAACTTTTCGTCAGGATATCTGGTTGATATATTAAAAGTATTCACAGAATCAAGAAATTCCAGGGTATCTTCATCAATGTCCAGCCCAATAATTTGACTTAATCTCACCAAATCATGGATGCGGGGAGGGAAATCCTTTTTGTACTGTACATAAAGACCTTTCATTGTTTTTTCCAGCACCAGATGGGCAATGAATAAGCACCAGTCATATTTAGCGTTTTCAAAAAGTGATTCGGCAACATCAAGATCATGATCCGCTGAATCGACCCAGTATTTAATATGCCTTTTCATTCGGAGTAATTCCGTTATTCCGGTTTTAAGCTGAATGGCACAGCTCGTGGCATCCTGTATCGTATCGTCAGCGGTACAATTACCTGTATACCCGCAGTCCGATAACAGGCGCCATGGCATCAAAATCCCTGTCATTGTGAAGCAGCAGCAGATTCTGTTCCAGGGCGGTCTGGGCAATCAGGCAATCGATCGTGCTGCGGACAGTAACGCCTTTTTTCCTGCATTCAAAATATATAAGGGCTGCCTCCTCGTAGGACTTTACAGGATCCCGCGGGTGGAAGAATCGCTGCGTGGAAAGATAATCTCGTAGCAGTATATATTCTTTTTCCGTTTTGGCGCCTTGTAATATTTCCTGGTAGATCACCGAAGAGATGCCAAAAGGTGTCCGGCTGGCAAGTATCTCCCTCAACCGGTCGGCCGGGCCGCTGCCCGCCCCCTTAAAAAAGTCGGTCAATACTGAGGTGTCAACGAGAATCACTGTTCTTCACGCAGGCTCTTGTAATCATAGTTCTCGCTGAAATCCACCTTTCCGTCCAGGTCCATAAGGTTCATCCGCTTGCGGGTTTTTACATACTCCCTTAACGCGTCTGCGATCAGCTCCCTTTTGGTTCTGGCCCCGCTGATCTTCATGGCTTCTTCCACGAGTTCATCATCTAAGACAATATTGGTGCGCATAATACACCTCCTTATGTGTATAAACATACACATTAATAAAACCCCTGTCAATTCAGCTTGGTTTTGGTTTGGGATGGGGTCGGACCCGCATAACATTTTTAAATATCATCAAATATATTCACCAAAAGGCTGTTTTTGTCCTTTAGAGCGGCATTTTTGCCCGCAAAATCAGCTCTGTAAGCAGCAAGCGGATTCTGTATAACGCATACACGGTATTTTAACCCTTCTCGTTTCTGTGAATTCGTCTTTGTTCGGCTTTAGCTCCGATCTCATAAAAACATAAAACAAATGAGAGTTACTGCGGCTGCTTTTGTGGGATCACATCCCTCGCTTATTTTACAGGGCACTGTTGAAATACCTGCTCATTTCCTGGTATTTGTTCTTTCTTCTGTTGCAACGTTTCTCCCGGGGGGTTGTTTCTATCATCCTGTTTTTCAACTTTAACAATGAAACTCCCGCCCGCTAATGCTTCTGTGATGACCAAGCCGAATCTGTTAGCAGCCGGTATTCACAAATTCCTCCGCCAGGGCGTCATATGCGGCGTTTATGGCGGATCTTGCGTATTTTTTGCCCTTCCATTGCTCAACCTCATGGATCACCGAATCCCTGTCCGCCTCCAGGCCGTTTTCCTGCAGGGCCTGGATGCAGTAAAGGACTGTTCCGCAGAGTTCCAGGTTGTCAAAGCTGAAATCATGACCGAGCAGTTCGCAGAACCGTTCAAGATGCGCATTCACTTCCCGCCTGCCTTCTTCAGGCAGGGTATCGGCGAACTTCGACCCGGGGGTGTAATCCGTTCTGCCCACAATGATTTCACCATCACTTTGCAGCTCCGATGCTATCTCCATTACCTGCCGGGAAAACGGTCCGTAGGAATACGGTTCAAAATCCAGGCGCAAGGAGAGTCCTTTTTCCTGCAGGTAAAAAAGGACTTTTTGCATGGCAATCTTGGAGGTCTGCATATTTTTGTTTTTAAGCCATGCAAGAACATGCTTGAATGCGGACCGGGTATAATCTGAATTTTTCATGATTCTCCCTCTTTTTTCCTTTTCCGGCGGGCTTCAATTCTTTGTGTGAAGTTGGACAGGGCTTTTTCTGCCATGGGCTTGGAAAATGTGGTTACATAGATCCGCCTGAGGTGCGCGGGTTTTTTACGGGTGGATTCCAGAAGAGATGAATGGTCGAGTATAGAGCCGATCATTTTGTAATCGTTGTTTTTGTCCACCACCGGATAAACACTTTCTCCTTTTTCATCGGATTTCTCCAGAATTTTATGCACCTCAACTTTTTTGTCAAAAGTGAAATAATCCTGGTCCTTTTTTAAACCTGCACTGTCAAGCTCTTCCTGAAGGTCAAGGAAATCATTTTCATTTCCTTCTGATTCCTTTTCCGTATCAAATATGGGATGAAGACGATCCTGGCGCATAAGTATTTTCGCCCACGGATTTCCCCTGTCCATATCCTTCTTGATCTGCTCAAAAATTGTGTAATCATCAAAGAACTGGAACCTTTCAAAATCAATTTCCGGATTGGACTTATCGGCTTTCACACCGGCATCCGGCAAATGATTCCGCTCTGTTAAATCCCGGAAGTATCGTTCAAGCACAATGTCGTAGCCCTTTCTTGTCCTGTGATAAGGTACCTGCAGGTAATAGTGATACCGGGCAAGCAGAAAAGCCTCCACCGCATGGAGATTGCCCTTTTCAATCGCAAAAGCCTTTTCCCCTTCTTCGTTGTCAATAAGCCTGAAGGAGCCTGCATAGCGGATATAATCGTACTCTCCGTATTTTACCCCGCAGAAGTATGAGTCCCTTAACAGAAAATCAGCCCTGTCAGCATCAAATTCATCGGAAATGAATTTTTTCAAAATCGCAAGGGCCTGCGTCTGCTTTCCTTTCAAAAGGTTGGCTACGGCATTCGGTGAAATATTTTGCTTTTGGATTTCATTGGATATTTCTGTACAATTTTGAATAATGTATTTGCCGATATCTTCGTGGGAGATATCTTCTCCAAGGAAAAACTTTTCAGCAGCATGGGAAAACGGCATATGCCCGATATCATGCAGCAAAGCGGCAAATCGAAGTAATTGAAGATCCTGCTGCAGGTCGTTTTTACCGCCTTCCCTGAGTTCCGGATTGAAACGCAGGACCTCTTCAAAAATGTTCGTGGCAGCCTGCAAAACCCCGAGAGAGTGCACAAACCTGGAATGCTCAGCTGTAGGGTAAACATACTTGGTCAATGCGAGTTGCCCGATTCTGCGCAAACGCTGGAAAATCGGAGTATCAATGATTTTCAGTTCAGCATCGGTCAGCCAGATATAGCCGTATATGGGGTCCCGAATTCTGTGTGCAGGTCGCATTAGTTGATTCATATTCATCCACTGCTTTTGCAGTAAAGATTTGTATTAGCGGCGATCTGCCTTATCTGCGGTTCCATCACTTTTTCATGCCACTAATCAAGGATCAGCTGAACACCCATTCGACTTGGCTTACAAAACCTCGGAGATTTTCTGCAACAGCGCTTCGCTGCCCGCCGGGACCGTGTGCGGATCCAAAGGATCGTCATTTTTGTCGTCACTCCGGTAGGTTGAGGCCAACTGGCGGGCAAGCTTGGCGTTATACTTTTCCGGCCTGAGAACCAGGCTGATTTGGGAGACAAAATGCTTGCGCAAGGCATTTAAATATGCGGATTCATCATAATCTTGGTCGCTCAGGACCTGAACAGCGGCTACGACAGGATCCAACACCGCGCTGCGGTAGCCCTGATTCGCGCGCGGCTTGTGCTGCCCGTACTCGTCGCGCCTAATATTGGGAAGGTAAAGCCGTCCCTGATCCGCGAAAGCGGACAATTCTGCTCGCCAGGCAGCACGGTCTGTTGTCGATAGCGATGCCAGGCTCGTAGCGTACTCAGCCCTGGCCATCACGCTGATGACCGCCGCCGCCCAACTCCGAAATTCCTGCATCCATTCGACGGTTCCCATCTCCCTGCGCAGGACCAGCCTGTAAGCCGACAACGATGCCGAACAGGGTGGCAGGAATTCCTGATGTGCTGAGCCAGATGTAGATCGAAGGAACATCCTCAGCAGAACGTGTTTAAAAACAATGGGCATAAAAGTTTATTTAATGCGATTCTCAATCCAAATTTTTAAAGTTAATAATCTGTAAATAGCTTCACTCTGATAAATTAATAAATCATCAAAGTTATCAACCTTGACTGCTAAAATTGTATTGATTATTGGATATGAACCATTGTCTGTTTCATCAAAAAGACTTCGCACCTTAATACTGTTTCGAATATAATAGTCTCTATTTGGCCAGGATCCATCAGTAGCTAGGCTTTTAGGATTTTTAGCTCTAATCTTTTTACGTAACCTCTTAAGATTCAAACCTACAGAAGTCCGAACTGGACCTGAACAAACGGGCATGTATGTATTCGTATTCATAATTTGTTTCAAATCATCGCCACAGCTGAGATAGGCAGCCTTTGAAGCAACTGATGCATTTAGCTTAAACTGCGGAGGTATTGTTTGATACACATCCAAAATATCGTTATCGACAATAGGCAGGCTCCAGCCCATAGTCCTCTGAGGTATTGTTGTTTCAGAGCTGTCCGGCTCATAATAAAAAGGAAAAATTCTTCTGTGCGCCCTTTCGAGGCGAGCTTCGTTTGACTCATCTTTTTTCAATTCATCTGGAATTTGACTATCAAGACGATACTGGACAGATTGCCCATATTCGCTGCTTAATATATCCAAATACAGTGGCGTATAGCTCTGATACTTAAAATCTCCTAGACTTTCGAGCATCGTAAATTTGTTTTTATTCTTGTCTATTGTTAATGATTTAAAAAGATAATCGCAATAAAAACCTGCGATTATGGTGTCGACATTATTTTGAACGATATAATCGCGAAAGCCTAAAAAATGATTGTTATTTAAGTTGCTCATGCCTCCTGAAATTGCAGCCCCTTTTTCCATGGCATTGCCATAGAAATCAAAATCTCTTTTTAAGGGGGCTAGATCGACTTTGTTTTTATCTGCTATCGCTTTTGCCGTTTTAAACTCTAAATTTTGTTCATCAAAAAATGAAAAAGCAAACACATTTTGCTTGTTCTTAATCGAACATAAAACAGTGCGCGAGTCCAACCCACCGCTCAAAGAAACAGCAGTCCTTCCAGAAACATCGTTGACCCGTCTATTCAAGGATTTCTGAAAGCCATGCGACAATCTTTCTGCGCAATCCCATTCAGTTTCTTGTTGGTTTATAGAAAAACTAAACTCAAAATATTTTTGATAATCAGCTACCTGAGCGGGGTATTGACCATAGTCAAATGTATAGATTGCACCATACTCTAATGCTTTGATGTGTTTGTAATACGTATTAGGGAAAGACACGTTTCCCTTTGCAACAAATTCTGCCATCGAATCGTAATCAAATGAATCTAATCCAGATACGGTAGATGCAAGAAGATCCGGGTGGCTACTTAATGCAATCGAGTTTTCTTGCCCAACCGGCATAAAAGCCAAGCACATACCCGATCGGTCTATACCAACGTGACAACGCTTATTTAAATCATCAAATATAGCTACAACATAGTTTCCATTTAATTTTTTAAAGCATTCGATCCCATATTTTTTATAAAGTGAATAAATATATCTTGTAGCAAGCCCACCCTCAGCGGGTACTGACTTTGCAATCTTCCACTCAACATCATCAAGCGCTAGCCGACCAGCCAAAGCTATATAAATATCTCCGCCTTCAGCTATGCACGAGCCCCATATGTCTATATTGTCAGGCCTAGATGAAGTAACACCATATCCCTCAGCATTGTATATAGATACATTCATATCTTCAAAGTAACGCATTTTTCTTGAAACATTATCAAGAGGCCTTTCATTCTTTGGCCTAAAGTCTATATATAAATCACTCATGCTTAGACCTCACCAGAAACTAATTTCTTAAGATATTCAGCAAGCATTGCCTCAATAACTTAAATTTATATAATCAACATAAAATCGACTATCTATATATCTTATTTTAAATTCGAAACTTATTTATTGGTACATAAAAGTCACTGAGATTTACTTTTGCATATAGTCATGAAAATTAAGTACACATTCAATAAAACGCCCATCATTGAAAATATTATTATTGCGAAAATATCAACTTGAAAGACAAAAAAACCAATTGCTAGAGCAGATAAGCGCAAAATGACACTTACTAATTCATACTTAAGAAATTGGCCTTGTAGATTCATAACTGGGATTGAAACCACACTTGGACGATTAATAAACGCTAAATACATCCACAGCGCCAGCCACCGCGCATATTCGCCTGCGACAACCCATTCCGCTCCAAACACAAAGCCAAACAGCAAAGGCCCAAAGGCAACAACAATCCCAAAAGGAAAAATCCCCACTGCGGCTAATGCTAGCGTTGCCTTCACAAGAAGGCAGGTCAGGTTCTCTCCATTATGGGCCGCTTCCGTAATCCGGGGATAAAACACATCGCCAACGGACTTACCGATAAGTTGGGAAGGCAGGCCCAGCAAACGACGGCACAGGGCGTAAAATCCCGCCGAAGCAGGCCCGAAAAACGCAGCCAACATCAGAACCGGCAGGCTTTGCGAAAGGGCGTTAATAAATACCTGTGGCGCCCGATACAAGGGGAAATCGTAATGCTGCTTGGCCACAGCCCACAGGGAAATCGGCCGTCGCTCTCCAGTCCTTTCCGATTGGTATTCGCGTTCATATTTTTTGGCTCCGAACGCCAACAAACCTGCATGGATGCCGTTGCCAACGGCTGTCAGACCGATCAAGACAGCGGCAATTGGCCTGAGCAATCCGAACCCTGATTTCAAGACATTGATAACCAGAGCATTCAAAACCGCTGCCCGGGCAGTGACTCGAAATTGTTTCTTGCGGATCAGCCATTGCTGAACGATCTGCATAAACGCAGAACATACAACGACCAGCGGGATAAGCCATAAAAAAGATCGAATCTCCTGAACCCGAAGCAGGTCGGCTAGCCAATCCCCGGCCAGCCACAAGGTCAGGACCAAAATTAGAGCGATGCTCCCGGCCAGGAGCGCGGAGAGTTTGGCGATGGCCCTGGCATCTGAGTCTTCCTTGGGCAGAACAATTGCAATGGGATAAGACAAGGCAGCGATAGGGGTGACAACAGCCACAATAGCCATGAATGTGCCCAGCAGCCCAAATGCTTCCGGACCATACAAACGAGTGATGATCGGGGAAAAAGCCGTAGTTATGGCTTGTGCCCCAGCAGTACCGGACGCCACCACAGCCACATTGCGCACGAACTTGCTTTTGTATGTGCGGGACAAAAAGGTCTGAAGTCTGGCCAAGGTGAGTGGGTGTGTGGTGGCTGTTGTGTTGGGCATGTTTTCCGTTCGTCGTTTTTCGTTCTTCTTGCTTTGTGATTCGTTTGGGAAGCGGGAGGCGGAAAGCGCCTGATTATCTGCCACCGCTTAAATTTTCCACATACCATTGATGAAATCACAAAACTCAAGTTCCAAATTACAAACAATCAGAGCTAAAAAGCACTATTGCTATCGGTTATCGGTTATCAGAGTCCAGGGCCAAGGGCCGAGGTGCAAGGGCCGAGAACCCTAGAGATCAGTTCGTTGTAATTGTAATTTGTTCATCGTCACTATAATGACAATCCTTACCCCAAATTCTCCACATACCATTCATCAAAATTAGAAACTTCAAGCTCCAAATTACAAACAATCAGAGCTAATAAGCACTACAGCTATCGGTTATTCGCTATCTGCTATCAGCTCTGAGGTGCCAATTTATGCACGTACCACTGAGTTGCCTCATCCAACCCATCCCGGACTGAATAACTGGGCTTATACCCAATCAGGCTTTCAGCCTTGCTGATATCTGCCAAAGAATGTCGGACGTCGCCGGGGCGGAAGTCGCGGTACACTGGATCTGCAATCTTCATATCAGGCCGCAGGGCTTGCACGCGATACCGAATGAGGGTGAACAACTCATTTAACGTGGTTCGCTGGCCAAAGGCCACGTTGTAGACCTGGTTCACCGCCTCTGGATTCTGGGTGGTTGCGGCCAGGAGGTTGGCCTGGATGCAGTTTTCGATATAGCAGAAGTCCCGGGATGTTTCCCCGTCTCCATTGATATACACCGGCTCTTGCCCCAGCATGGCTGCAAACCATTTGGGAATCACAGCGGCGTAGGCCCCATTTGGGTCCGGACGCACAGCAGAAAAAAGCTGCTTTATCTGGGCTGGAAGAAAAAAAATTCTTTCGAGCGGCCTCAGCCATTGTACATTTTTGAAATCCCTATACTCTTCTCTCACTGGCGAGAGCCAAATGACATTAAAATCATTTTCCAGAAATCGCCGAACTAAACGATCAAATCTATAATGCGCTCCAGTCACAGGATTTTCGTAATGCGAAACCAAAATTATATTTTTCGCCATGCACTTGCCCCATTGTTCCCCAAAACACCTGGCTACCTTTGCCCCCCAAGTCGCAACCCAACGCGGTTCACCTCGCCCAAGCGCCGGTACACTGCTGCGGTATCGTAGCCATTTTCCTGCCCGGCCTGAGCAAGGTGCAGGTATTCGTTTCTGATGCTAGTGTGAAAGACCCCGGGATCATCTGATCCAAGGGCGAACATCGGCCTCGGCCGCGTATCGTCCATGAGCCAACGCAGGGCGTGGTGTTCTGAATAATCCGCGTAAGCGCTGATGCACAGGTTGCTTGTGGGCATGGCTTCAATGCACATTTTACGCTCATCAATCTTTCGCACCAGCGCATCCTGCAGCGCTTTGATGGTCTGATCGGCAATCCAGGCAGTATCCACAAGGCAATACTTGGCATATTCCTGCCTGAAGGCTGGCGCGTGGTATTTTTTGAACTCCTGCCAAGCCCTTGGCGACCTCTTCTTTTCGTGCATCAACGCCACTTCAGCCCGTGACCACCGCGAAGCCAATGGCGATTCGCTGAACTCGGCAAAGGGATCCAATTTGCGCATCCTCCACGCATGGTGGAGCACATCTCTGTCCGGGGCGCATCGACCATACACCCTGCGGTACAGCACCTTGATCTGATCGTGGAGCTTCCGTTCCAAATCGCCATCGTGGGGCAAATCCAGGAGCATACAATCCAGCCAGATCAAATCGTCCAGCCATTCGCCTTGCGCACAGGCCACCTGCGGTCCGACCCGCTGCCTCCAAAGACCGGGCTCCATCCCCAGGGCGGTGGCATGGCCCAACCGGTCCCCAGAGCCCAGCTCCAGAAATGTCACCGCCTCGTCAATGCTCCGCAGCCCGGAGAGCAGATGGCTAAAATCTTCGCCCACATGGTAGGTAAACCTGTTGAGCCCGGAGGCGCGCAGCAATCGGAAAGCCGGGGCAAAGGCCTCGGGCAGAGTATCCATTTCATTGGCGGCTGCATCCACGCGGCATATCGTGTGATACGCCTGCTGGGAAATTTTCCGGGCGCCCACTATGGCCCGGGCTGTTTGCAGGTTCCGCACACGCTGGGCTTGATGGCGACAAAAGCTGTTTTTGCCCTCTGCATCGCTTTTGATCAAGTGCGCCGTGAGCTGCAACCCCGGGCAAGGCTCGGCGCTTTCCTGCCAGCCTTTGCTTTTCGAGCTTTCCCTAGCGGTTTTGTGGGCTTGGTGGTGCATTTCCCAGGCCCGGCTGATCTCTGCCACCCGCCTAGCGATATCACGGGCTGAGCCTTTGGGCGCAAACCGGAGTTCACAGCAGGCGCTCGTCAACCCACCCTGGCCTTGCAGTTGCCGCAATATGAGCGCGTAATCCTTTTCCACCAGCTCCCGCAGCGGACTTCCGGCAATCTGGGCAAAGCTGGAAAACCCCACCGATGTGCGGCCCAGCACCAGGAAGCGGCTGAACCAGCAGCGCACAAGGAGATAAAAATGGGCCAGGAAGCCCAAAACACGCGGGCTTTGCTCCAGCCAAGGCAAAAGGTCAAACCAAAGCCCTGTTTCCTCGGCCAGGAGCACAATGGCGTCAGGCCTGCCCTTGTGTTGGCCACTTCTACGGCCAAAGGATCGCGTGCATTCTGGATCGCGTCCAGTACGCAGGATGCTGTGTATTTCTTCACAGATTCCCCGTTCACTGAACGAGTCCCCGGCACGTTCTGCTCTGCCGGCCTTGTCCTGCAGGCAAGCCACGGCTTGCTGCAAACGCAAGCGAAGGTAGCGGGCCAAACGGAGCAGGCGCAGGATCTCAAAAGGCCGTTCGATGCCTTGGCTTCGAAACAGATCGCGATTGGCGCGCTTTCGCCACTTGTCAGCCACCTGCGCATGCACAACCCCCGGGTTGAGCAGAGCCGCCTGCCAAACCACATCCGCTTCCGGCACACCGCTTATGTGCACGTGCATATCGTGCACCCCCTTGTCCGCGACCAGGGCATCGAAGAAAGCGTCCTGGACCGTGGGCAGGGTGGAAGCCTGCACAGCCTGGGTGAGTTCATTGCGAACGCTGACGCTTTGCTTGTCGACACTCTTTTGGGCCTGAAACGCAGAGACGGCCAGCAGCACAGCCGGCGGAAAATGGGTCAGCAAATCCTGCCACATCGGCAATCGGGTATTGCGTACATAAGGGCCGCGCCCGGGCTCCCAGGCCACATACTCCTGTGCCATGTGGACGAGAACCTGTCGTACATATTGCCCCGGGCTCATGCGCTGCTTGGCAAACTCCCGATCCACCCAAGGAGAGATCAGATGCTCAGGCAAGGCGGAGTGTTGCCGTCGCAAGTGGAGGAGCACATCTTCCTGAATCGCTTCCCAGGGAGGAATCCTGCCTTTTGCCCGGCAATAGGTCTGTAAAAGGGCGGGGTTGGCAAAAAAAGCTACCCATACATCCTGCGGCCCAACAGCTTGCCCACGCTCCTTGTGCATACCTAATCCCCACGCACTATGGGAACCGACTGCAACGGTGTATACAGATTCGGAAATTGGACTTCGCCCTTATAACTCACACACAGCACATCCGTATACCAACCGCTTGGACAATCTTTTTGCACCTGGAGAACATGCTGATTGAAAAGGCTGAAGGAGGACAGTATTTGGTCCAGATTGCCATAGGGCGGATACAGAAAAAGGCCCCATAAGGGGCAGGAAAATGTGAGCTGAAAAAGCGGCAGGTTTGGAGCCCCTTCCTGATAGTCATCACCCATCTGATCTTTGCTGACCGTAATATCCCGCATCTCTGGGGCAAATTGTTCCAGCTGGGAGATATGCGGGGCATTGTCGCCCAGAATCTGGGCGTCTTGAAGCAAGCCGGCCCGGGCCATATTGCGGATCAATGTTGCATCCGAGGTCACGGGATTGCGGGGGTCAAGGGCTTTGTTTGTCCCCTGAGCCAGGGCCTCCTCGACCAGGACGGCATTAAAAAATGCAGCCAGAGACCGATGGATATATGTCCCGGGGTAGACATTTTTCCCTTGCAGGGTCTCTTCTATGGACAGCAAGGTGTAAAAAAGGCGGTTGGCTATACGGGCGTAGAGGCTGGGGTAGTATTTGAGTTCTACAGTTTCCCATTTCGCCTGCCAGGTCTGCAGCAAGACGAGGAAATTCTCTTTAATCCCTGGCCAGTCGTTAAAGAGTTCGCGGTTGATAATATCTACTTCTTCTGCCTCGGTTTCCGGCTTGGTCTTTTTCTTTGGTGGCTCGCGGTGCGAGTCTTCTCGCCCCTGGTCCCTACTGCGCAAGGTGGGATAGGTCCGCAAATGAGAGAGGGTATCAAAAGTCTGGCGTAGCTCCTGACTGGAGACAAGATCCGAAAGGCACCCCAAAAGATGGTAAATAGAGGCACAAGGATACGCACTGCCCTGGTCCAATAAGGTAACAAAAGGCAATGTGACGCATTTCTTGTGCCAGGATTCAATAGATTCTTGCAATGACCCCACTGTGTTGACGTAACGCTTTATTTTCAAATTCTTTTGCAATCCTGAAGGGCCTGTTATCCTTGCAAAATTTTGCAATTCCACATCACGGGCTTGGGGAACATCGGAATTCTTGTCTTTTGCGGATTGCTCAGGATACAGGACGCGAAAGAGCTGTGAAGCTTCATTGCGCTTGCTCTCGGAATACACCTGCAGGGTGCCGGCCCACATGGGCCGATTGGTTCCAATCTCGCTTCGTACAGCGCCGGTTATCCGGCGGGACACATGCATATCGGCCTGATCCCGGGCCGTTTGCAAATAATCGAACAGCTCATCAAAACGAGTGGGGAAATAATTGATAAATATTTGCTGGGGCAGAGCAGCGCGCAGCATATATTGCAGGGCATATCCCGGCTTCTGGCCCACCGCCTCTGCATACAGCCCGCCAAGGGTCAAAAGGGCTGTATTATGCTTTTCGTCTGTCTGGTCCGCTTCCAGATGCACCCCCTGCCTGAATACTCCGGCCCTATACAGATTGCGTACAAGGTCATGCAAGGCCGGCTTGGAACCGATATTTTCCAGTTCAGGCAAAGAAAACCCCATCCGATGCACAGCGGTGGAAAACACACTGGCCAATTTGAACAGGTCCAGCTTATGCGGCCCCTCTTCTTGATAAGCTACTTCCAAAATCCGGATTATGGAGCGTATGGGCAAGCCAGAGAGTAAAGCCTGCACCTGTTGCCGCTGATCGGCCCGAAACAAGTACAGCTTTTGTGTGCAGAGTTGTTCAATGAAATCAGAAAATGAGTCAGTATCTCTGCCCGCGCCTCGAACAATGGAAATCTGTTTCTTTCGGGCCAGATAATATCCCAGAGACGGGAGTTCAATCTGGTTGAGGGGGT includes these proteins:
- a CDS encoding HEPN domain-containing protein, giving the protein MKRHIKYWVDSADHDLDVAESLFENAKYDWCLFIAHLVLEKTMKGLYVQYKKDFPPRIHDLVRLSQIIGLDIDEDTLEFLDSVNTFNISTRYPDEKLRFYKLCTKDFAAENFARIKEIRKWILQKIHQ
- the vapC gene encoding type II toxin-antitoxin system VapC family toxin is translated as MILVDTSVLTDFFKGAGSGPADRLREILASRTPFGISSVIYQEILQGAKTEKEYILLRDYLSTQRFFHPRDPVKSYEEAALIYFECRKKGVTVRSTIDCLIAQTALEQNLLLLHNDRDFDAMAPVIGLRVYR
- a CDS encoding type II toxin-antitoxin system VapB family antitoxin, producing MRTNIVLDDELVEEAMKISGARTKRELIADALREYVKTRKRMNLMDLDGKVDFSENYDYKSLREEQ
- a CDS encoding HD domain-containing protein, with translation MNQLMRPAHRIRDPIYGYIWLTDAELKIIDTPIFQRLRRIGQLALTKYVYPTAEHSRFVHSLGVLQAATNIFEEVLRFNPELREGGKNDLQQDLQLLRFAALLHDIGHMPFSHAAEKFFLGEDISHEDIGKYIIQNCTEISNEIQKQNISPNAVANLLKGKQTQALAILKKFISDEFDADRADFLLRDSYFCGVKYGEYDYIRYAGSFRLIDNEEGEKAFAIEKGNLHAVEAFLLARYHYYLQVPYHRTRKGYDIVLERYFRDLTERNHLPDAGVKADKSNPEIDFERFQFFDDYTIFEQIKKDMDRGNPWAKILMRQDRLHPIFDTEKESEGNENDFLDLQEELDSAGLKKDQDYFTFDKKVEVHKILEKSDEKGESVYPVVDKNNDYKMIGSILDHSSLLESTRKKPAHLRRIYVTTFSKPMAEKALSNFTQRIEARRKRKKEGES
- a CDS encoding lipopolysaccharide biosynthesis protein, which encodes MADNQALSASRFPNESQSKKNEKRRTENMPNTTATTHPLTLARLQTFLSRTYKSKFVRNVAVVASGTAGAQAITTAFSPIITRLYGPEAFGLLGTFMAIVAVVTPIAALSYPIAIVLPKEDSDARAIAKLSALLAGSIALILVLTLWLAGDWLADLLRVQEIRSFLWLIPLVVVCSAFMQIVQQWLIRKKQFRVTARAAVLNALVINVLKSGFGLLRPIAAVLIGLTAVGNGIHAGLLAFGAKKYEREYQSERTGERRPISLWAVAKQHYDFPLYRAPQVFINALSQSLPVLMLAAFFGPASAGFYALCRRLLGLPSQLIGKSVGDVFYPRITEAAHNGENLTCLLVKATLALAAVGIFPFGIVVAFGPLLFGFVFGAEWVVAGEYARWLALWMYLAFINRPSVVSIPVMNLQGQFLKYELVSVILRLSALAIGFFVFQVDIFAIIIFSMMGVLLNVYLIFMTICKSKSQ